One region of Culex pipiens pallens isolate TS chromosome 2, TS_CPP_V2, whole genome shotgun sequence genomic DNA includes:
- the LOC120428329 gene encoding mucin-17-like, which produces MKAFLLVAFCACLMAATTAAPAPGLLSTAATNLQTTATSIQTSLTSLLTQIQTALASSPLTTSAKAALTQLQTTLTGLQSTLTSIVSNGLTSLPTTLTTGLNTVATRVQTALTNANTQLNSVITAGTSASTSLVSQLNTATTSLNTAASSLSTQVNTLLTSLSTLLSGLVSGLSGTLTGLPTTLTGTLSGLFG; this is translated from the exons ATGAAAGCCTTCCTGCTTGTAGCTTTCTGTGCCTGCCTCATGGCG GCCACAACTGCCGCGCCTGCCCCAGGACTGCTGTCAACTGCAGCGACGAATCTCCAGACTACGGCCACCTCGATTCAAACATCTCTGACCAGCTTGCTGACGCAGATCCAGACGGCTTTGGCGAGCAGCCCGTTAACCACTTCCGCTAAAGCGGCTCTGACCCAGCTCCAAACAACGCTCACAGGCCTTCAGTCGACTTTGACCAGCATCGTCAGCAACGGACTGACCAGTCTGCCCACAACCCTCACCACCGGATTGAACACCGTTGCCACGAGAGTGCAGACTGCCCTGACGAATGCAAACACCCAGCTCAACTCGGTCATCACGGCCGGAACCAGCGCTTCCACATCTCTGGTCAGCCAGCTGAACACCGCAACTACCAGCCTGAACACCGCTGCCTCTTCGCTTTCCACCCAGGTGAACACGCTCCTTACCTCGCTGAGCACGCTTCTGTCCGGCCTGGTGAGTGGTCTGTCGGGTACTCTGACTGGCCTTCCGACCACCCTGACCGGAACCTTGTCTGGTCTGTTTGGTTGA